Within the Thalassotalea ponticola genome, the region TTACTCTATTGATATCAACTGACAAAGATAAGGTTGGGGACAGGGTGATTGGTAATCCTGTAAATTGCTTGTAATGCTTAAGTTATGCTTTCGATGCGCTGTTTTAGACGTGGTTACAACGAACGTTACAGCTGGTCAAGTGAGTTTACAGTAGCTGTAACAAGCTAACAGTTTGCGGCACATAAGGGCAAACCATGCAAAAATTTCAACGACTGCGCTTGATCTTAGGCGATCAACTCAATGCTAATCACTCGTGGTACAAACATTGTGATCCACAAACCCTGTACGTTATCGCCGAACTGCGACAAGAAACCGACTACGTCTGCCACCACATCCAAAAACTGTGTGCGTTTTTCGCGGCGATGAACGCATTTGCCAATTCATTACAGCAGGCCGGACATTCGGTGTTGTATCTAACCCTTGATGATACAGCTCAATACCCCGACTTACCCAGCCTAATCAACGCATTACTCTCGAGGTATCAGTGCAAAGTATTTGAATACCAACAACCGGATGAGTTGCGTTTACTGGCTCAATTATCTTCATTTAAACTGGTTAATTCAGTCGTTAGGCAACAGGTATCTACAGAGCATTTTTTACTTGATGACAGCGATTTAACGCGATACTTCAAAGCAGAAACTCGTCATCGTTTAGAAAGCTTTTATCGCAACATGCGCAAGCGTTTTAATATACTCATGGACAACGGCCAACCGACTGGTGGGACTTGGAATTATGATCAAAACAATCGACAGACGTTTAAAGCCAACGACATTAAAGCAATTCCCCAACCACTGCTTTTTGCCAACCCAGTTAATGACATCATAGAGCGTATTGACAGGCATCAAGTGGCAAGTATTGGTCAAATACAAGGGCAGCTGTTGTGGCCAATTAATCAACAGCAAAGTAACCAGCTGCTAGCTTATTTTTGTTCTCACTGCTTACCGCGCTTTGGCACGTTTCAAGACGCCATGACCAGCAAGTCGCCGCATCAATGGAGCCTTTACCATTCGCGGTTGAGTTTTGCTTTAAATTGTAAAATGTTACATCCGATGCAAGTTATCGAGGCTGCCATTAGCGCTCATCGTTCAAACCCTGAGGCGATATCGCTCGCACAAATTGAGGGATTTGTTCGACAAATTTTAGGCTGGCGTGAGTTTATCCGTGGCATATATTGGGCAAATGGTGACAGTTATAAACTCTCTAATACGCTTTTTGCTACGCGCGATTTACCAGCCTGGTTTTGGACTGGTAAAACGCATATGCAGTGTATGCGACACGCAATTAATCAAAGCCTAGAGTTCGCCTACGCTCATCATATCCAACGATTGATGATAACCGGTAATTTTGCTTTGCTAACCGGTATTCACCCCGACCTCGTTGAAGCTTGGTATTTAGGAATATACATCGACGCCATTGAATGGGTAGAGCAGCCAAATACTCGCGGTATGGCACTGTTTGCCGATAACGGTTTGCTCGCCAGTAAGCCGTATGCTGCAAGCGGGAATTACATCAACAAGATGAGCGATTACTGCACAACGTGCAAGTACGATGTGAAGACGAAAACAGAGGCAAATAGTTGTCCATTCAATGCGTTTTACTGGTATTTTTTACAACAGCACGAACAGCGTTTTAATCATAACCCTCGAATGGCTTTTGCGTATAAAAATTGGCAAAGGCTGTCAACTGAGCAGCGACGAGACATAATCGCTCGGGCAGACTATTTGCTAGACCATATTGAACAACTTTAGATATGGCCACTTCTCTCCTTTAGTTATAAGTGCATCACCCTATATTGGTACAATAGCGCAAAGACAAAATGACGCGAGTGCAATGCCGTGTGACTGTGATTAGAGCATCGTTCAACAGCCCAATCAAGCTAAGGGCTTTTGATCAATATGCGCTATCACC harbors:
- a CDS encoding cryptochrome/photolyase family protein produces the protein MQKFQRLRLILGDQLNANHSWYKHCDPQTLYVIAELRQETDYVCHHIQKLCAFFAAMNAFANSLQQAGHSVLYLTLDDTAQYPDLPSLINALLSRYQCKVFEYQQPDELRLLAQLSSFKLVNSVVRQQVSTEHFLLDDSDLTRYFKAETRHRLESFYRNMRKRFNILMDNGQPTGGTWNYDQNNRQTFKANDIKAIPQPLLFANPVNDIIERIDRHQVASIGQIQGQLLWPINQQQSNQLLAYFCSHCLPRFGTFQDAMTSKSPHQWSLYHSRLSFALNCKMLHPMQVIEAAISAHRSNPEAISLAQIEGFVRQILGWREFIRGIYWANGDSYKLSNTLFATRDLPAWFWTGKTHMQCMRHAINQSLEFAYAHHIQRLMITGNFALLTGIHPDLVEAWYLGIYIDAIEWVEQPNTRGMALFADNGLLASKPYAASGNYINKMSDYCTTCKYDVKTKTEANSCPFNAFYWYFLQQHEQRFNHNPRMAFAYKNWQRLSTEQRRDIIARADYLLDHIEQL